In the Longimicrobiales bacterium genome, one interval contains:
- a CDS encoding heavy metal-binding domain-containing protein, whose product MELIGILVTPVILLGAWITGSILERQHLNSLLLLESGSTDVLAITVEDLPEDWHPESSDLVMGNVVISQDYFKRVAAGIKGVFGGNIGVFEPLLERARREALLRMKAEARARGHNTVINVRLETSRMASAASKGKGTAGVEILAFGTAITVDRG is encoded by the coding sequence ATGGAACTGATCGGCATTCTCGTAACGCCCGTGATACTGCTGGGAGCTTGGATCACCGGCTCGATACTCGAGCGCCAGCACCTGAACAGCCTGCTGCTTCTCGAGAGTGGATCGACCGATGTCCTGGCCATCACCGTTGAGGACCTTCCGGAGGACTGGCATCCCGAGTCCAGTGACCTCGTGATGGGCAACGTCGTGATCTCGCAGGACTACTTCAAGCGGGTCGCCGCCGGAATCAAGGGAGTCTTCGGCGGGAACATAGGCGTGTTCGAGCCACTACTGGAACGGGCCCGTCGAGAGGCGCTCTTGCGCATGAAGGCAGAGGCTCGAGCGCGTGGTCACAACACCGTCATCAACGTTCGGCTGGAGACCTCGCGAATGGCGAGCGCGGCTTCGAAGGGGAAGGGAACTGCAGGTGTCGAGATTCTGGCCTTTGGCACCGCGATCACAGTCGACAGGGGTTGA
- a CDS encoding OsmC family protein: MEVRGIPMANDAISVEAEGTNEVVDRIIMLTKIHVHYSIRLPEGADREKADRALDTHVAKCPTAQSIKDSVEITWSADVAGG; the protein is encoded by the coding sequence CTGGAGGTGCGCGGGATTCCGATGGCAAACGACGCGATCAGCGTTGAGGCCGAGGGCACGAACGAAGTCGTGGACCGGATCATCATGCTGACGAAGATCCACGTGCACTACTCGATTCGACTCCCCGAGGGGGCCGACCGCGAGAAGGCCGACCGTGCGTTGGACACACATGTGGCGAAGTGCCCCACGGCGCAGAGCATCAAGGACTCGGTCGAGATCACGTGGTCGGCGGACGTGGCGGGCGGCTAG
- a CDS encoding cytochrome-c peroxidase: protein MSKCRAAVFISAVGVCIAGCDDVVMTLDDESGFIWTEERIDEWLQGELVDREFDGRIEEKLVEHLGRPINAERAELGRLLFFDPITSLTEDNSCSGCHGPNSAFNDANSISIGVGNNGIVGPGRRGPHNQRRAPTIVNAVFYQALMWDSRFRSLSFDPFDNSRGFSFPEPEGLSLSGLEHLLVAQAFTPVVSRIEMAGEEFEGDNDAMRAEIARKVKEVEEYRLLFAASFGDLSEGAQLRYEHIAAAIAEFEFTLVRADAPIDSYARGDRTSMS, encoded by the coding sequence ATGTCCAAGTGCCGCGCAGCCGTCTTTATCAGCGCAGTCGGTGTATGCATTGCCGGGTGCGACGACGTCGTTATGACTTTGGACGATGAGAGCGGCTTTATCTGGACCGAGGAACGGATCGACGAGTGGCTCCAAGGGGAACTCGTGGATCGTGAGTTCGATGGCCGGATCGAGGAGAAGCTCGTCGAGCATCTCGGTCGCCCCATCAATGCCGAAAGAGCGGAGCTGGGAAGACTGCTCTTCTTCGACCCGATCACGTCGCTAACTGAAGACAACAGTTGTTCGGGGTGCCACGGGCCGAATTCCGCGTTCAACGATGCCAATTCGATCTCGATCGGAGTGGGCAACAACGGCATTGTTGGACCTGGACGTCGCGGCCCGCACAACCAAAGACGAGCGCCGACCATTGTGAATGCCGTCTTCTACCAGGCTCTGATGTGGGATTCGCGGTTCAGGTCGTTGTCGTTCGACCCGTTCGACAACTCGCGCGGCTTCTCCTTTCCAGAGCCCGAAGGCCTTTCGCTGTCCGGTCTCGAACATCTGCTTGTGGCGCAGGCGTTCACGCCCGTGGTCTCCAGGATCGAGATGGCTGGAGAGGAATTCGAGGGTGACAACGACGCCATGCGTGCGGAGATCGCCCGAAAAGTAAAGGAGGTCGAGGAGTATCGACTGCTCTTTGCGGCGTCCTTCGGGGATCTGTCCGAGGGGGCTCAACTCCGCTACGAGCACATCGCAGCTGCGATTGCTGAGTTCGAGTTCACGCTCGTGAGAGCCGACGCCCCAATCGACTCGTACGCTCGCGGTGACCGGACCAGTATGTCCTAG
- a CDS encoding DUF58 domain-containing protein encodes MRGAARPTSGEASDLLPPEVLERLGSLDLVAKTIVRGFISGAHRSPFVGSGEDFSRHRAYQQGDDVRRLDWRLFARTDRLYVRLFQEDSNLQGFFVIDASESMGFVGDGAVSKLRYSQFVAAALAHVMLRAGDAPGLASFGADTAFHLPPRNRPGHLHDLLVGLERIEAHGAGAPSQALDEVGDALRRRGRVVLISDCLFADDGEEFLAAVARLRARGDEVIVIRVASRLELGEVEGHAARYFDPEVPHRVVDAVPGKDPGFRGRVAEYYDRLQRGLEEQGAEYLPLTTDMPLVTALGGWLMARARREARAS; translated from the coding sequence ATGAGAGGCGCTGCACGTCCGACCAGTGGTGAAGCGAGTGACCTACTCCCTCCGGAGGTGCTCGAACGCCTAGGCAGTCTCGACCTCGTCGCGAAGACCATCGTGCGGGGCTTCATCAGTGGTGCGCATCGGTCGCCTTTTGTGGGCTCAGGCGAGGACTTCTCTAGGCATCGGGCTTATCAGCAAGGTGACGACGTCCGTCGGTTGGATTGGAGACTCTTCGCGCGCACCGATCGACTCTACGTACGGCTCTTTCAGGAAGACTCGAACCTCCAGGGTTTCTTCGTCATCGACGCATCTGAGTCGATGGGGTTTGTCGGGGACGGTGCGGTCAGCAAGCTACGGTACAGTCAGTTCGTGGCGGCGGCGCTCGCACATGTGATGCTGCGGGCGGGTGACGCACCGGGATTGGCCTCCTTTGGTGCCGATACTGCGTTCCACCTTCCGCCCAGGAACCGGCCGGGTCATTTGCACGACCTATTGGTCGGTCTGGAAAGGATTGAGGCTCACGGGGCTGGAGCCCCATCTCAGGCGCTCGATGAAGTCGGCGATGCGCTCCGGAGGCGGGGTCGCGTCGTATTGATTTCGGACTGCCTTTTCGCGGACGATGGTGAGGAGTTTCTGGCCGCCGTGGCGAGACTCAGAGCGCGTGGTGATGAAGTCATCGTGATTCGAGTCGCTTCGCGCTTGGAACTCGGCGAAGTGGAAGGACATGCAGCCCGGTATTTCGACCCGGAGGTGCCCCACCGAGTTGTGGACGCGGTGCCGGGCAAGGACCCCGGATTCCGCGGCCGTGTGGCTGAGTACTACGACCGCTTGCAGCGGGGCCTGGAAGAACAAGGCGCTGAGTACCTGCCCCTCACCACGGACATGCCGTTGGTGACTGCGCTGGGCGGCTGGCTCATGGCGCGGGCGCGGCGAGAGGCCCGGGCGTCGTGA
- a CDS encoding BatA domain-containing protein, producing the protein MISVLLPGFLLAGAGLAGVVGALHLLARRPPAREALPTARFLKEDARTLLRLQSRPTDVPLMMLRMGLVLCLAAAFAGMVWTPGRSGEGHVVLLDAGAGSGLDWDSAISLVAEATAGANGAESVVVAYGLEDGAREVDIASLGSLERGTEAATAEDGLRALREVVLADTRFSIVRAEWVLVPTWSSWNDGVGLMRPAIWPGRLPIHAVPSARAGGSAPSAGSDPTRGRRASVVGLAADTLELALGALGVPVGPVREAPPRPGDWVFGDGISSTELGALLERARSGEIVVISGRLPEGAAGVPWVGDATPKSRRQGLVVPGEPGFASGVESFGGTPAEGAAVVAVFADATPAAAAVSTGAGCVVYLSVSVADGALHGSSNYPELLRRLTGGCSDRDVPNARLGRGAIASLQRDDLPDVVDVAGLAADQGVPLSKWWVALALVLLGGELAMTRSRRMS; encoded by the coding sequence GTGATCAGCGTCTTGCTCCCGGGCTTTCTCCTGGCCGGTGCGGGTTTGGCCGGGGTCGTCGGGGCGCTCCATCTTCTCGCGAGGCGGCCTCCGGCAAGGGAGGCTCTCCCCACTGCCCGCTTCCTCAAAGAGGACGCTCGTACACTGCTGCGGCTTCAGTCCCGTCCGACCGATGTGCCGCTCATGATGCTCCGCATGGGACTGGTGTTGTGCCTTGCTGCGGCATTCGCAGGAATGGTGTGGACTCCCGGGCGGAGCGGGGAAGGACACGTCGTATTGCTCGATGCGGGGGCCGGTTCTGGTCTCGACTGGGACTCCGCGATTTCCCTTGTCGCTGAGGCCACCGCGGGTGCGAACGGAGCGGAGTCTGTAGTTGTTGCTTATGGGTTGGAAGACGGTGCTCGCGAGGTTGACATTGCTTCCCTCGGCTCGCTCGAAAGAGGAACAGAAGCGGCGACCGCCGAGGACGGTCTCAGAGCGCTTCGAGAGGTGGTCTTGGCCGATACACGCTTCAGTATTGTTCGGGCCGAGTGGGTGCTGGTTCCGACTTGGAGTTCGTGGAATGATGGGGTCGGGCTCATGCGGCCCGCGATTTGGCCGGGACGACTTCCCATCCATGCAGTCCCATCTGCGCGAGCCGGTGGGTCTGCTCCAAGTGCGGGGAGTGATCCGACGCGTGGACGGCGTGCGAGTGTCGTCGGCCTGGCCGCGGATACCCTCGAGTTGGCGCTCGGCGCTTTGGGGGTGCCTGTCGGACCTGTTCGAGAAGCCCCCCCACGGCCCGGGGATTGGGTCTTCGGAGACGGGATCTCCTCAACTGAGCTGGGTGCTCTGCTGGAGCGGGCTCGCAGTGGAGAGATCGTCGTGATTTCTGGGAGGCTTCCGGAGGGCGCGGCGGGTGTGCCGTGGGTTGGCGATGCAACGCCGAAAAGTCGTCGACAGGGACTCGTCGTGCCCGGCGAGCCCGGTTTTGCGAGCGGTGTCGAGAGCTTCGGCGGGACACCGGCAGAGGGTGCCGCGGTTGTCGCCGTCTTCGCGGACGCGACCCCGGCGGCGGCGGCTGTCTCGACAGGTGCGGGTTGCGTCGTCTACTTGTCTGTCTCGGTCGCTGACGGGGCTCTCCATGGGAGTTCCAACTACCCCGAGCTGCTTCGTCGGCTCACGGGTGGGTGCTCGGACCGAGACGTCCCGAACGCTCGGCTTGGACGGGGCGCGATCGCTTCACTGCAACGAGACGACTTGCCCGATGTGGTCGACGTTGCGGGACTCGCTGCGGACCAGGGAGTGCCTCTATCGAAATGGTGGGTTGCTCTGGCACTCGTCCTCCTCGGCGGTGAGTTAGCCATGACGAGATCAAGGCGGATGTCATGA
- a CDS encoding MoxR family ATPase, whose translation MEPSTIETVENRISHLTGRLEALRGEIAKRVVGQSEAVEEVLFCLLTGGHGLLEGVPGLAKTMLIHTLADALDLDFSRVQFTPDLMPGDITGTEVIEEDRATGRRTARFIQGPVFTQVLLADEINRAPPKTQAALLEAMQEGHVTAGGEVLELPRPFFVLATQNPIEQEGTYPLPEAQLDRFMLKISMDYPDGVEEVEVLRSTTGRQVGEVAPVLNGAEVLELQGLVREIAVSDEILEYTARLVRSSRPGRPEALDITNRWVRWGAGPRAGQSLVLCAKASALMRGRLHVSSEDLARVAPAVLRHRILVNFQAEAEGRTPDEVVRALLDGVTPLASERS comes from the coding sequence GTGGAGCCTTCGACGATCGAAACGGTCGAAAATCGGATAAGCCATCTCACCGGGCGCCTCGAGGCGCTTCGTGGAGAGATCGCGAAACGTGTCGTAGGTCAGAGTGAGGCCGTGGAAGAGGTCCTCTTCTGCCTTCTGACTGGCGGGCATGGACTGCTGGAGGGGGTCCCGGGTCTAGCGAAAACGATGCTCATCCACACGCTTGCCGACGCCCTCGACCTCGACTTCAGTCGAGTGCAGTTCACACCGGACCTCATGCCTGGTGACATCACAGGCACGGAGGTGATCGAGGAAGATCGTGCGACGGGACGGAGGACGGCCCGGTTCATCCAGGGGCCAGTCTTTACTCAGGTGCTGCTCGCGGACGAGATCAACCGCGCGCCGCCCAAGACGCAGGCTGCGCTCCTCGAGGCGATGCAGGAAGGGCACGTGACGGCGGGGGGTGAAGTTCTCGAACTCCCACGGCCATTCTTTGTACTCGCCACCCAGAACCCGATCGAGCAGGAGGGGACGTACCCACTTCCGGAGGCCCAACTCGATCGTTTCATGCTGAAGATCAGCATGGACTATCCGGATGGCGTGGAGGAGGTCGAGGTCCTACGGAGCACGACCGGCAGACAAGTCGGTGAGGTTGCACCGGTGCTCAATGGTGCCGAGGTGCTCGAGTTACAGGGATTGGTGCGGGAGATCGCCGTGTCCGATGAAATCCTCGAATACACCGCACGTCTGGTTCGGAGTTCGAGGCCTGGGAGGCCCGAAGCGCTCGACATCACGAATCGGTGGGTGAGATGGGGTGCTGGCCCAAGGGCGGGCCAGTCCTTGGTCCTGTGCGCGAAGGCTTCAGCGTTGATGCGTGGACGGCTGCACGTCTCGTCGGAAGATCTGGCGCGGGTCGCTCCGGCTGTTCTGCGGCACCGCATTTTGGTGAACTTCCAAGCAGAAGCAGAAGGGCGTACGCCCGATGAAGTCGTTCGGGCGTTGTTGGACGGTGTGACTCCGCTCGCCAGCGAGCGTTCGTAG
- a CDS encoding polyphenol oxidase family protein, with protein sequence MTSLSADPRHVPALVREVPTERPPALVHSEWAAVFPWLVHGCTTRGSDDAPFDLGLFTEASPAEHVRACWTELYTHAGMSGAVHAKQVHEAGVRFHAGAVDGLVVEGEFDGHVTDEPGVLLGICTADCVPIFMVDPVNRAVGVLHAGWRGAAAGVQERGLAVMAERFGTVMADVHVHVGPSICGACYEVGPEVFESLDQTLPEGPTPIDLRRLLADRAVVSGVLWEHITISVHCTRCTDSGLYSHRGGDRERQVGYIGISP encoded by the coding sequence GTGACCTCCCTTTCCGCCGACCCCCGCCATGTCCCGGCTCTCGTTCGTGAGGTGCCGACCGAGAGACCACCGGCGCTTGTTCACTCTGAGTGGGCGGCGGTGTTTCCGTGGCTGGTGCACGGGTGCACGACCAGAGGGTCGGACGACGCGCCCTTCGATCTGGGCTTGTTCACCGAGGCCTCGCCTGCGGAGCACGTGCGCGCGTGTTGGACCGAGCTGTATACACACGCTGGGATGTCTGGGGCGGTTCACGCCAAGCAGGTGCACGAAGCCGGTGTGCGGTTTCATGCGGGGGCGGTGGACGGCCTCGTCGTCGAAGGTGAGTTCGACGGACACGTCACGGATGAGCCAGGCGTGTTACTGGGTATCTGTACCGCCGACTGTGTGCCGATCTTCATGGTCGATCCGGTGAATCGGGCGGTCGGGGTGCTGCACGCGGGATGGCGTGGAGCGGCGGCCGGGGTTCAGGAGCGCGGCTTGGCGGTGATGGCTGAACGTTTCGGGACGGTCATGGCTGACGTCCACGTCCATGTCGGGCCGTCGATCTGCGGGGCGTGCTACGAGGTAGGCCCTGAGGTGTTCGAGAGTCTCGATCAGACACTTCCGGAGGGTCCGACCCCCATCGACTTGCGACGGTTGCTTGCTGATCGCGCCGTTGTTTCAGGAGTGCTTTGGGAGCACATCACCATTTCTGTTCACTGCACTCGGTGCACGGACAGTGGTCTATACTCGCATCGCGGTGGGGACCGCGAGCGGCAGGTGGGGTACATCGGGATCAGTCCATGA